Proteins co-encoded in one Streptomyces sp. JH34 genomic window:
- a CDS encoding DUF4157 domain-containing protein has translation MRAYRAQAGQAGGREGSRRAEAPATFTQRVLALQRAAGNTVVARAIEEERHEHGAACGHETAGRPAVERSSAQPSSVLDAVRSPGRPLDSRIMEKAEQGYGMSFRHVRVHSDPAAQRSATAFGARAYTTGHDIVVGPQGADDETMFHELDHVRQQSMGPVAGTDNGSGVAVSSQEDPFELQASANGRRMARGGMPDLSGPGSGVSAGAATTAGSGGGITVARMVSGNGWRMHRADRGLEFEIVDDHGPIIGRYVRSGSDGTEIFDTPQGRIRVYPTQIMGPRATVGGLHPAGRVRPPEDNLQDRDEVLLSEANASGARARLRMDPRAADRIAVTTYEEEPDYADYPQNREALRRQGVPVLNSFDISRPETAGRLSNLGPDPLLNFNMPRVPRGTPGYSTQQLIRDTTRIPERTGRDDMRVSITAPHPSQYARPGTHNSIYGLESGRAVPESARMVSAHSDDEGLEAAGYSHRQSTKDEGASAASRKKKYLFERKRDESRRSNSPEEEEAGPSYRSRSQAPGGSKRRGKSKSRSESKSRVSEAPAPAPRRRSSRPPVTTRGRAPVNYAAVEDEDEYFGSQQPESSGPRRRRGSVAPSYLMDSEDEGARPRRGRRESVDVRPPERERSRRRPSRAPAGASSSRHVDLGDDVVYGAGPIDREPPRQRGRSRQPASFQPFITDSGRSTRIPVSYADEPEWEEDSPRDVNPFLPAPREHRRR, from the coding sequence GTGCGCGCGTACAGAGCACAGGCCGGACAGGCCGGTGGCCGGGAGGGCAGCCGCCGGGCGGAGGCGCCGGCCACGTTCACGCAACGGGTCCTGGCTCTCCAGCGCGCCGCGGGCAACACGGTCGTGGCCCGTGCCATCGAGGAGGAACGGCACGAGCACGGCGCCGCCTGCGGCCACGAGACCGCCGGACGACCCGCCGTCGAGAGGTCGTCGGCACAGCCGTCGTCCGTGCTCGACGCCGTGCGCTCGCCCGGCCGTCCGCTGGACTCGCGCATCATGGAGAAGGCGGAACAGGGCTACGGCATGTCCTTCCGCCACGTGCGGGTACACAGCGATCCGGCCGCGCAGCGCTCGGCGACGGCCTTCGGCGCCCGCGCCTACACCACCGGCCATGACATCGTCGTGGGCCCCCAGGGCGCGGACGACGAGACGATGTTCCACGAGCTGGACCATGTGCGCCAGCAGTCCATGGGCCCCGTCGCGGGGACGGACAACGGGTCGGGCGTGGCGGTCTCCAGCCAGGAGGATCCCTTCGAGCTCCAGGCCTCGGCGAACGGCCGGAGGATGGCCCGGGGCGGCATGCCCGACCTGTCGGGCCCGGGCTCCGGCGTTTCGGCGGGGGCGGCCACGACCGCCGGAAGCGGCGGCGGCATCACGGTGGCCCGCATGGTGTCCGGCAACGGCTGGAGGATGCACAGGGCGGACCGGGGCCTCGAGTTCGAGATCGTGGACGATCACGGTCCGATCATCGGCAGGTACGTCAGGTCCGGATCCGACGGCACGGAGATCTTCGACACCCCTCAGGGACGCATCAGGGTGTACCCCACGCAAATCATGGGCCCCCGGGCCACGGTGGGCGGCCTCCACCCGGCGGGCCGGGTCCGGCCGCCCGAGGACAATCTGCAGGACCGGGACGAGGTCCTGCTGTCCGAGGCCAACGCGTCGGGCGCACGGGCGCGGTTGCGCATGGATCCCAGGGCGGCGGACAGGATCGCCGTCACCACGTACGAGGAGGAGCCCGACTACGCGGACTACCCGCAGAACCGTGAGGCGCTGCGGCGTCAGGGCGTCCCCGTCCTGAACAGCTTCGACATCAGCCGGCCCGAGACCGCCGGCCGTCTCAGCAACCTCGGTCCGGACCCCCTCCTGAACTTCAACATGCCGCGCGTTCCGCGCGGAACCCCCGGCTACTCCACCCAGCAGCTCATCAGGGACACCACCCGGATTCCCGAGCGGACCGGCCGCGACGACATGCGGGTGAGCATCACCGCGCCCCACCCGAGCCAGTACGCGAGGCCGGGTACCCACAACAGCATCTACGGCCTGGAGAGCGGGAGGGCCGTGCCGGAGAGCGCGCGAATGGTCAGCGCTCACTCCGACGACGAAGGGCTCGAGGCGGCCGGTTACAGCCACCGTCAGTCCACGAAGGACGAGGGTGCCTCCGCCGCGAGCCGCAAGAAGAAGTACCTGTTCGAGCGCAAGCGTGACGAGAGCAGGCGCAGCAACAGCCCCGAGGAGGAGGAAGCGGGTCCGTCGTACCGCAGCCGGAGCCAGGCGCCCGGCGGCAGCAAGCGGCGCGGCAAGAGCAAGAGCCGCAGCGAGAGCAAGAGCCGTGTGAGCGAGGCTCCGGCGCCCGCCCCCCGGCGCAGGTCGAGCAGGCCGCCCGTGACCACGCGTGGCCGTGCTCCGGTCAACTACGCCGCGGTGGAGGACGAGGACGAGTACTTCGGCAGTCAGCAGCCCGAGAGCAGCGGCCCCCGGCGCCGACGCGGCAGCGTCGCCCCCAGTTACCTCATGGACTCCGAGGACGAGGGGGCACGGCCGCGCAGGGGGCGTCGTGAGTCCGTCGACGTGAGGCCGCCGGAGCGGGAGCGCAGCCGGCGCAGGCCGAGCCGGGCACCTGCCGGCGCGTCCAGCAGCCGTCACGTCGACCTCGGCGACGACGTCGTGTACGGGGCCGGACCGATCGACCGCGAACCGCCGCGGCAGCGGGGGCGCAGCCGTCAGCCCGCGTCCTTCCAGCCGTTCATCACGGACAGTGGCCGCAGCACCCGGATCCCCGTCAGCTACGCCGACGAGCCCGAGTGGGAGGAGGACTCCCCCCGGGACGTCAATCCGTTCCTGCCGGCGCCTCGGGAGCACCGCCGCCGGTGA
- a CDS encoding LuxR C-terminal-related transcriptional regulator has product MTGLSSQPRPCPQIPAPSSGPGPASGGLLERDAALGLLAAEAGRAVAGSGRLVLFRAPTGTGRSALLEAAAELGAGLGMRVLRAHAYAESSRVPLAVVRQLLDPPHDFGGLDDDTPETPHHLGYASRLWQLLCGHAARSPLLVAVDDAHLADRASLRWLTEGARRLTGMPVLMVMTERGQYDIAPQAPGLAYSLSPGMVRVHALAPLSRPAAEELVRGALGPDTADTWVDGCVRAGAGNPLLLRALLDDLRAVFPHGGRAGAADGACPEPQLPEDCAELYPGAFAAAVSWWLRSAGTGSTTVARALAELEDSARYDEGDHGLPGDGGVSGTHPGPAGHDGPGPGRGPGDEFTDFLAELTRADPDRVGGWVTAMIRLGLLRRTPGTGVPRFAHPLLRGAVLDGWPRSHRQALHLRAAELRQRRGHGTEAVAGHLLRTDPGGTQHVAKALLDAAADASRAGRTGAAAHYLRRALDEPLPRERRAAVLTELGELEFATLRTGGIPRLAEALRLQEEPGDRVLAAVALGNALAHRGKPHAALDVMRDLGPLDGHPVLARTVQTASAFFSDHDPEIRRAVHTRLRERAERSPEWISPALRALLIRYESTAGLLSAESAMRQIRRLLTAAEDPLLVPYLLGTAAAVAQWADAPDDAERIIRTGLSAHSVSPLHPVHRSLIDARVDTAAARGRYRWVLEETAGTSRAPDGSPSTVASNFLAQRVIALVECGRPAEAERLVAGVDVGETQGGWEQNRFLYARGVLRASVGDPAGALADFRECGRRQSDRDVESPVVTPWRSAAAECHLSLGETPEALALAGEESRYADVWDTPRVRGRALRVLGAATGGRRGLELTAEAVDVLRGTSIDVELIPALITHGLQLTAAGQPRSARPLLREAATAAERLGAVRLSGRAELALRSSGARRRNASLTGRGSLTASERRIAALAADGRTNAEISELLHLARRTVETHLTSTYKKLGIRRRAELPAVLNGDTQEPT; this is encoded by the coding sequence ATGACAGGCTTATCGAGTCAGCCACGCCCCTGTCCTCAGATCCCGGCCCCGTCGTCCGGCCCCGGCCCCGCCTCCGGAGGACTGCTCGAACGGGATGCCGCGCTGGGCCTGCTGGCGGCGGAGGCCGGCCGGGCCGTCGCCGGGTCGGGGCGGCTGGTCCTGTTCCGCGCCCCCACCGGCACGGGCCGCAGCGCACTGCTGGAGGCCGCCGCCGAACTGGGCGCGGGCCTCGGTATGCGGGTGCTGCGTGCCCATGCCTACGCCGAGAGCTCCCGCGTCCCTCTCGCCGTCGTGCGGCAACTCCTCGACCCGCCACACGATTTCGGCGGGCTCGACGACGACACCCCGGAGACCCCGCACCACCTCGGATACGCGTCCCGCCTGTGGCAGCTGCTGTGCGGGCACGCGGCCCGGTCACCCCTGCTCGTCGCCGTCGACGACGCGCACCTGGCCGACCGGGCCTCCCTGCGCTGGCTGACCGAGGGAGCCCGGCGGCTGACGGGGATGCCGGTCCTGATGGTGATGACCGAGCGCGGGCAGTACGACATCGCACCGCAGGCACCCGGCCTCGCGTACTCCCTGTCACCCGGCATGGTGCGGGTGCACGCGCTGGCCCCGCTGAGCCGTCCCGCCGCCGAGGAGCTCGTACGCGGTGCGCTGGGACCGGACACCGCCGACACCTGGGTGGACGGCTGCGTCCGGGCGGGCGCCGGGAACCCGCTGCTGCTGCGGGCACTGCTCGACGACCTGCGGGCGGTCTTCCCGCACGGCGGCCGGGCGGGCGCGGCGGACGGGGCCTGCCCCGAACCGCAACTGCCCGAGGACTGCGCCGAGCTGTACCCGGGTGCGTTCGCGGCGGCGGTCTCGTGGTGGCTGAGGAGCGCGGGCACCGGAAGCACCACGGTGGCCCGCGCGCTCGCCGAGCTGGAGGACTCGGCACGGTACGACGAGGGGGACCACGGGCTGCCCGGAGACGGCGGGGTGTCCGGCACCCACCCGGGCCCCGCCGGGCACGACGGTCCCGGCCCGGGCCGTGGACCCGGCGACGAGTTCACCGACTTCCTGGCCGAGCTCACCCGTGCCGACCCCGACCGCGTCGGCGGCTGGGTGACCGCGATGATCCGTCTCGGGCTGCTGCGCCGTACGCCGGGCACCGGTGTCCCGCGCTTCGCGCACCCCCTGCTGCGCGGAGCGGTCCTCGACGGCTGGCCGCGCTCGCACCGGCAGGCGCTGCACCTCCGCGCGGCCGAACTGCGCCAGCGCCGTGGCCACGGGACCGAGGCGGTGGCCGGACATCTGCTGCGTACCGACCCCGGCGGTACGCAGCACGTCGCCAAGGCCCTGCTCGACGCGGCAGCCGACGCGTCCAGGGCCGGCAGGACCGGCGCCGCCGCGCACTACCTGCGCCGCGCGCTGGACGAACCGCTGCCGCGTGAGCGCCGGGCGGCCGTACTCACGGAGCTGGGCGAACTGGAGTTCGCCACCCTGAGGACGGGCGGGATACCTCGGCTCGCCGAGGCGCTGCGCCTCCAGGAGGAGCCCGGGGACCGGGTGCTGGCGGCGGTCGCCCTGGGCAACGCCCTGGCCCACCGGGGCAAGCCGCACGCCGCACTCGACGTCATGCGCGATCTGGGCCCGCTGGACGGGCACCCCGTCCTCGCCCGGACGGTCCAGACCGCGTCGGCGTTCTTCTCGGACCACGACCCGGAGATCCGGCGCGCCGTCCACACCCGGCTGCGCGAGCGCGCCGAGCGCTCCCCGGAGTGGATCAGCCCGGCCCTGCGCGCCCTGCTGATCCGGTACGAGTCGACGGCCGGTCTGCTGTCCGCGGAGTCGGCGATGCGGCAGATCAGGCGGCTGCTGACAGCCGCCGAGGACCCGCTCCTGGTGCCCTACCTGCTGGGTACGGCAGCCGCCGTGGCGCAGTGGGCCGACGCGCCGGACGACGCCGAACGCATCATCAGGACCGGGCTGTCCGCGCACTCGGTGTCGCCGCTGCACCCCGTCCACCGGTCGCTGATCGACGCGCGGGTGGACACAGCTGCCGCGCGGGGCCGTTACCGCTGGGTGCTGGAGGAGACAGCCGGAACGTCCCGGGCGCCTGACGGCTCGCCGAGCACCGTCGCGAGCAACTTCCTGGCCCAGCGCGTGATCGCACTCGTCGAGTGCGGCCGCCCCGCCGAGGCCGAACGGCTCGTCGCCGGTGTCGACGTCGGCGAGACGCAGGGCGGCTGGGAACAGAACCGTTTCCTCTACGCGCGTGGTGTGCTGCGGGCGTCCGTGGGCGATCCCGCGGGAGCGCTGGCCGACTTCCGGGAGTGCGGCAGGCGCCAGTCCGATCGCGACGTGGAGAGCCCCGTCGTCACACCGTGGCGCTCGGCCGCCGCCGAATGCCACCTCTCCCTGGGGGAGACGCCGGAGGCCCTCGCGCTCGCCGGGGAGGAGAGCCGGTACGCCGACGTGTGGGACACGCCCCGGGTCCGGGGCCGCGCGCTGCGCGTCCTCGGCGCGGCCACCGGCGGCCGGCGCGGTCTCGAACTCACCGCGGAGGCCGTCGACGTCCTGCGCGGTACGTCGATCGACGTCGAGCTGATCCCCGCGCTCATCACCCACGGGCTCCAGCTCACGGCCGCCGGACAGCCTCGCAGCGCCCGTCCGCTGCTCAGGGAGGCCGCGACGGCGGCCGAACGGCTCGGCGCGGTCCGGCTGTCGGGCCGCGCCGAGCTGGCCCTGCGCTCCAGTGGAGCCCGCCGCAGGAACGCCTCCCTCACGGGCCGCGGCTCACTGACCGCCAGCGAACGCCGCATCGCCGCACTGGCCGCCGACGGGCGGACGAACGCCGAGATCTCCGAACTGCTCCACCTGGCACGGCGTACCGTGGAGACGCACCTGACCAGCACCTACAAGAAGCTCGGCATACGACGCAGGGCGGAGCTTCCCGCCGTGCTGAACGGCGATACGCAGGAGCCCACCTGA
- a CDS encoding phage tail protein, with translation MSLSQGDALTTHNFGLQIDGVMVEYLHAVGEVGMEQDVIEYQQVSANGQPITKKMPGVKKAGETTVTRGMEQSTAFNEWINASLRGDMGSARKNASIIYMDYQYNPVRRQHLRNAWCTKVMGAAATAGEASVMTETVTIVYEELVTE, from the coding sequence ATGAGTCTCTCCCAGGGTGACGCCCTCACTACCCACAACTTCGGCCTCCAGATCGACGGAGTCATGGTCGAGTACCTCCACGCCGTGGGCGAGGTGGGGATGGAACAGGACGTCATCGAGTACCAGCAGGTCTCGGCGAACGGCCAGCCGATCACCAAGAAGATGCCCGGTGTGAAGAAGGCCGGCGAGACCACCGTCACGCGCGGCATGGAGCAGTCCACCGCGTTCAACGAGTGGATCAACGCCTCGCTGCGCGGCGACATGGGCTCGGCCCGTAAGAACGCGAGCATCATCTACATGGACTACCAGTACAACCCGGTCCGGCGTCAGCACCTGCGCAACGCCTGGTGCACCAAGGTGATGGGCGCGGCGGCGACGGCCGGCGAGGCCTCGGTGATGACCGAGACCGTCACGATCGTCTACGAAGAGCTGGTCACCGAGTAA
- a CDS encoding phage tail sheath subtilisin-like domain-containing protein, with protein sequence MPSYLSPGVYVEEVASGSRPIEGVGTSVAAFVGLAPDGPLNEPTLVTNWTQYVASFGEFTDGYFLAHSVYGFFNNGGSAAYVVRVGGAPGGVAGTTGEGADAVGGQRGRAAVAGGTAPAALTAGEPAALGTFKVSAVAPGESGTLSVEVTDAEGEGPAERFRLVVKDGAKAVETFDVSAKKSARNYVVTQVKERSKLISVLEGAAASQLARPDNQTVTLDVPAAAAQAPAVPDAAEGESVGIAEYLGDSSDRTGFGGLEAVDEISMVAVPDLMAAYQRGAIDLEAVKAVQLGLIAHCELMGDRLAIIDPPPGLNARQIRVWRQETSNYDSKYAALYYPWIKVFDPAGGQTRLIPPSGHVAGIWARNDSERGVHKAPANEVVRGAVDLEMQITRGEQDLLNPIGVNCIRTFPGRGIRVWGARTLSSDPAWRYLNVRRYFNYLEESILNGTQWVVFEPNDQALWARIRRNISAFLVTEWRSGALFGATPEDAYYVKCDAETNPPESVDLGRVICQIGVSPVKPAEFVIFRLAQFSGGSGELEE encoded by the coding sequence ATGCCGTCTTACCTGTCGCCGGGCGTGTACGTGGAAGAGGTGGCGAGCGGCTCTCGTCCGATCGAGGGGGTCGGCACCTCGGTGGCCGCGTTCGTCGGTCTGGCGCCCGACGGTCCTCTGAACGAGCCGACGCTGGTCACCAACTGGACCCAGTACGTCGCCTCCTTCGGCGAGTTCACCGACGGGTACTTCCTGGCCCACTCGGTGTACGGGTTCTTCAACAACGGCGGGTCCGCCGCCTATGTGGTCCGTGTGGGCGGGGCGCCCGGCGGAGTGGCCGGCACGACGGGTGAAGGCGCCGACGCGGTCGGCGGACAGCGCGGCCGGGCGGCTGTCGCCGGCGGTACGGCGCCCGCCGCACTGACGGCCGGGGAGCCCGCGGCTCTGGGCACGTTCAAGGTGTCGGCCGTCGCGCCCGGCGAGAGCGGCACCCTCAGCGTCGAGGTCACGGACGCGGAGGGCGAGGGCCCGGCCGAGCGCTTCCGGCTGGTCGTCAAGGACGGCGCGAAGGCCGTCGAGACCTTCGACGTCTCGGCGAAGAAGAGCGCCCGCAACTACGTGGTCACGCAGGTCAAGGAACGCTCCAAGCTGATCTCCGTGCTGGAAGGGGCCGCGGCCTCGCAGCTCGCCCGCCCCGACAACCAGACGGTCACGCTCGACGTGCCCGCGGCCGCCGCTCAGGCCCCCGCGGTCCCGGACGCGGCGGAGGGCGAGTCGGTCGGCATCGCCGAGTACCTGGGCGACTCCTCGGACCGTACCGGCTTCGGCGGCCTCGAGGCGGTGGACGAGATCTCGATGGTCGCCGTCCCCGACCTGATGGCCGCCTACCAGCGCGGCGCGATCGACCTGGAGGCCGTGAAGGCCGTACAGCTCGGTCTGATCGCCCACTGCGAACTGATGGGTGACCGGCTGGCGATCATCGACCCGCCGCCCGGCCTCAACGCCCGGCAGATCCGCGTGTGGCGCCAGGAGACCTCCAACTACGACTCCAAGTACGCCGCGCTCTACTACCCGTGGATCAAGGTCTTCGACCCGGCCGGCGGCCAGACCCGGCTGATCCCGCCGAGCGGCCACGTCGCCGGCATCTGGGCCCGCAACGACTCCGAGCGCGGCGTGCACAAGGCCCCCGCCAACGAGGTCGTACGCGGCGCCGTGGACCTGGAGATGCAGATCACCCGGGGCGAGCAGGACCTGCTCAACCCGATCGGCGTCAACTGCATCCGCACGTTCCCCGGCCGCGGCATCCGCGTCTGGGGTGCGCGCACCCTCTCCTCCGACCCGGCCTGGCGCTACCTCAACGTCCGCAGGTACTTCAACTACCTGGAGGAGTCGATCCTCAACGGCACGCAGTGGGTGGTGTTCGAGCCCAACGACCAGGCGCTCTGGGCCCGGATCAGGCGGAACATCTCCGCGTTCCTGGTGACGGAGTGGCGCAGCGGCGCACTGTTCGGCGCCACGCCGGAGGACGCCTACTACGTGAAGTGCGACGCCGAGACCAACCCGCCGGAGTCGGTGGACCTGGGACGGGTCATCTGCCAGATCGGTGTCTCGCCGGTCAAGCCCGCCGAGTTCGTGATCTTCCGGCTGGCCCAGTTCTCCGGCGGCAGCGGCGAGTTGGAGGAGTAG
- a CDS encoding DUF6760 family protein: MTYATDRIHEEIAYIAYHFHWNLDDILDLEHRERRRFADQIATLVTRAATER; encoded by the coding sequence GTGACGTACGCGACCGACCGTATCCATGAGGAGATCGCGTACATCGCCTACCACTTCCACTGGAACCTCGACGACATTCTGGACCTGGAACACCGTGAGCGGCGGCGATTCGCCGATCAGATCGCCACGTTGGTGACGCGTGCTGCAACGGAGCGGTGA
- a CDS encoding DUF4255 domain-containing protein: protein MIHEVDDILRGLLVRGAFAGSDVEVTFDAPTRDWAARRNAPTIDAYLYDIREDTKRRQRGKVSVRDEQGITLRQHQPPRWFRLSYLVTAWTKRPQDEHRMLSAVLHTLLPKEILPPEDLTGTLAGLGLSVPLTVAGLHTEARSLADIWSALGGELKPSLDVVITAPFLGYPEYKVGPPVTEGLGVQVRGADGRPDDGPARHHSAQSVEEAKQAFTKKHGTTGTPQEQRT, encoded by the coding sequence GTGATCCACGAGGTGGATGACATCCTGAGAGGGCTGCTCGTCCGCGGCGCCTTCGCCGGGTCCGACGTCGAGGTCACCTTCGACGCACCCACGCGCGACTGGGCGGCCCGGCGCAACGCCCCGACCATCGACGCGTACCTCTACGACATCCGCGAGGACACCAAGCGCCGCCAGCGCGGCAAGGTGTCGGTCCGCGACGAGCAGGGGATCACGCTCAGACAGCACCAGCCGCCACGCTGGTTCCGGCTCTCGTACCTCGTCACGGCCTGGACCAAGCGCCCGCAGGACGAACACCGGATGCTCTCCGCCGTGCTGCACACCCTGCTGCCCAAGGAGATCCTCCCCCCGGAGGACCTGACCGGCACACTCGCCGGGCTCGGCCTCTCCGTCCCGCTGACCGTCGCGGGGCTGCACACCGAGGCCCGGTCGCTCGCGGACATCTGGTCCGCGCTCGGCGGCGAACTCAAGCCCTCGCTCGACGTGGTGATCACCGCGCCCTTCCTGGGATACCCCGAATACAAGGTCGGCCCGCCCGTCACGGAGGGGCTCGGCGTCCAGGTACGCGGTGCGGACGGCCGGCCCGACGACGGTCCCGCGCGTCACCACAGCGCGCAGAGCGTCGAAGAGGCCAAGCAAGCCTTCACGAAGAAGCACGGCACGACGGGAACGCCTCAGGAGCAGCGCACGTGA
- a CDS encoding response regulator transcription factor, protein MALRPPVRIPVEVHASDPLSMDGAVSQLRRHSEVELLEEGAGRPGTVAVLLAEALDEPTLSRLRRLTRADGTKAVLVTSLIREAELLQVIEYGVGAIVWRREATGHRLLRAVLAASRGDGDLPSDLLGRLIAQVGTLQRGTTGTPGVTASGLAPREVDVLRLVADGMDTGEIASKLSYSERTVKNVMHGLTTRLQLRNRAHAVAYALREGYI, encoded by the coding sequence ATGGCTCTTCGGCCCCCGGTCAGGATTCCCGTGGAGGTCCACGCTTCGGACCCGCTGTCCATGGACGGAGCGGTCAGCCAGCTCCGCCGGCACTCCGAGGTGGAGCTGCTCGAGGAGGGCGCGGGCCGCCCGGGCACGGTCGCGGTCCTGCTCGCCGAGGCTCTGGACGAACCCACGCTGTCGCGGCTGAGGCGGCTGACCCGTGCGGACGGCACCAAGGCCGTCCTCGTCACGAGCCTGATCCGCGAGGCGGAACTGCTCCAGGTGATCGAGTACGGCGTCGGCGCGATCGTCTGGCGGCGTGAGGCCACGGGCCACCGCCTCCTCCGAGCGGTCCTCGCGGCCTCCCGGGGCGACGGGGATCTGCCGTCCGACCTGCTGGGACGTCTGATCGCCCAGGTCGGCACGCTGCAGCGCGGCACGACCGGTACGCCGGGCGTCACGGCGTCCGGACTGGCACCACGCGAGGTCGATGTCCTCCGGCTGGTGGCCGACGGAATGGATACCGGGGAGATTGCCAGCAAACTGTCGTACTCCGAACGCACGGTCAAGAACGTGATGCACGGTCTGACGACTCGGCTGCAGCTCCGCAACCGTGCCCATGCCGTGGCCTATGCCTTGCGGGAAGGCTACATCTGA
- a CDS encoding ATP-binding protein yields the protein MSDSSSLLLERLAGLRERVALLVEHRSATDPTATDPMRGMYLTDEAVRHLLSGGTEHAEHPPGPDGPDGPGEPDTAADRDTAEGPDGTARSEPSELSEPSEPSEEDRLHWLAHWLRLSPLDTHILLIALAPDLDRTFESLYAYLNDDVTRRRATVALALDLCGVPTHSAAGRSRFHPAARLIARGLVEVDEPERPFLSRSLRVPDRVVAHLLGDDTPDPALDGTVRLLPYLPLERADGAEGAEGSGAAHGIDPLARRLAERLSERPLAVYLREHRDGDGLAFATVALGAAGIPALHLVPGKGPSEHRTEEHTPVERAPAEHIPYRELLREARLTGRAVVVSSLPERPGALIRALAVNDVPVLFADPRPYDPQWCDGGHDPVVLDAPRQRAGDLDAWRAALGPEEPEFDLAPVVAAYRLGPGGIDRASRAALDLAAFHGTRLSAAHLRLAARQQSASGLERHARRIRPDVGWNDLVLPEGPLAQLRELVLRAQHRDQVLGDWRLSAGGGRGRGVVGLFAGDSGTGKTLSAEVVAGELGLDLYVVQLPSVVDKYVGETEKNLERIFTEADRTDAVLLFDEADAVFGKRSEVSSSNDRHANMESAYLLQRLESFDGIALLTTNLRSNIDDAFTRRLDLVVDFPFPDEDQRLALWRHSLAHVPCADDIDPASCAADFELAGGSIRSAVVTAAYAAAGRGDGVSTKDLLAGAQREYRKAGRLVLDDASW from the coding sequence GTGAGCGACTCCTCCTCCCTTCTGCTCGAGCGGCTCGCCGGACTGCGCGAGCGGGTGGCCTTGCTCGTCGAGCACCGCAGCGCCACCGACCCGACGGCCACCGATCCGATGCGCGGGATGTATCTGACGGATGAAGCGGTGCGTCATCTGCTGTCCGGGGGCACGGAACATGCGGAACATCCCCCGGGCCCGGACGGGCCGGACGGGCCCGGGGAACCGGACACGGCCGCGGACCGGGACACCGCGGAGGGTCCCGACGGGACTGCGAGGTCCGAGCCGTCCGAGCTGTCCGAGCCGTCCGAGCCGTCCGAGGAGGACCGCCTTCACTGGCTCGCCCACTGGCTGCGCCTCAGCCCGCTCGACACACACATCCTCCTGATCGCGCTGGCGCCCGACCTGGACCGCACGTTCGAGTCGCTGTACGCCTATCTCAACGACGACGTCACACGCCGCAGGGCGACCGTGGCGCTCGCGCTCGACCTGTGCGGGGTGCCCACGCACTCCGCGGCGGGGCGGTCCAGGTTCCATCCGGCCGCGCGGCTGATCGCACGCGGGCTGGTCGAGGTGGACGAACCCGAACGTCCCTTCCTCAGCCGCTCCCTGCGCGTCCCCGACCGGGTCGTGGCCCATCTGCTCGGTGACGACACACCGGACCCGGCGCTGGACGGGACCGTACGCCTGCTCCCGTACCTGCCCCTCGAGCGCGCGGACGGCGCGGAGGGCGCGGAGGGCAGCGGCGCGGCGCACGGCATCGACCCGTTGGCGCGGAGGCTGGCCGAGCGGCTCTCGGAACGCCCGCTCGCGGTCTATCTGCGGGAGCACCGTGACGGCGACGGGCTGGCCTTCGCCACCGTCGCCCTCGGCGCGGCCGGTATCCCGGCCCTGCATCTCGTCCCGGGGAAGGGCCCGTCGGAGCACCGTACCGAGGAGCACACGCCGGTGGAACGCGCGCCGGCCGAGCACATCCCCTACCGGGAACTGCTCCGCGAGGCACGGCTGACGGGCCGCGCCGTCGTGGTGAGCTCGCTGCCCGAGAGGCCCGGGGCGCTGATCCGGGCGCTCGCGGTGAACGATGTCCCGGTGCTGTTCGCGGACCCGCGCCCGTACGACCCGCAGTGGTGCGACGGGGGACACGACCCGGTCGTGCTGGACGCGCCCCGGCAGCGTGCCGGCGATCTCGACGCCTGGCGGGCCGCGCTCGGCCCCGAGGAGCCGGAGTTCGACCTGGCTCCGGTGGTCGCCGCCTACCGGCTGGGACCCGGCGGCATCGACCGTGCGTCGCGTGCGGCGCTGGACCTCGCCGCGTTCCACGGGACGCGGCTGTCCGCCGCGCACCTGCGGCTCGCGGCCCGGCAGCAGTCCGCGTCGGGCCTCGAGCGGCACGCCCGCCGCATCCGGCCCGACGTCGGCTGGAACGACCTCGTCCTGCCCGAGGGACCGCTGGCGCAGCTGCGGGAACTGGTCCTGCGCGCCCAGCACCGCGACCAGGTCCTGGGGGACTGGCGGCTGAGCGCGGGCGGCGGGCGCGGACGGGGCGTGGTGGGGCTGTTCGCGGGCGACTCCGGCACGGGCAAGACGCTCTCCGCCGAGGTGGTCGCGGGTGAACTCGGCCTCGATCTCTACGTCGTGCAGCTGCCGTCCGTCGTGGACAAGTACGTCGGTGAGACGGAGAAGAACCTGGAGCGGATCTTCACCGAGGCCGACCGCACGGACGCGGTGCTGCTCTTCGACGAGGCGGACGCGGTCTTCGGCAAGCGCTCCGAGGTCAGCAGCTCCAACGACCGCCACGCGAACATGGAGAGCGCCTATCTCCTGCAGCGTCTGGAGTCGTTCGACGGCATCGCCCTGCTGACCACCAACCTGCGCTCGAACATCGACGACGCGTTCACACGCCGGCTGGACCTGGTGGTCGACTTCCCCTTCCCCGACGAGGATCAGCGACTGGCGCTGTGGCGGCACAGCCTCGCCCATGTCCCGTGCGCCGACGACATCGATCCGGCCTCCTGCGCGGCTGACTTCGAGCTGGCGGGCGGCTCGATCCGCAGCGCGGTCGTCACGGCCGCGTACGCGGCGGCGGGCCGCGGTGACGGCGTGTCGACGAAGGACCTGCTGGCGGGCGCCCAGCGCGAATACCGCAAGGCGGGGCGGCTGGTGCTGGACGACGCGTCCTGGTAG